From Nicotiana tabacum cultivar K326 chromosome 20, ASM71507v2, whole genome shotgun sequence, one genomic window encodes:
- the LOC142174572 gene encoding protein FAR1-RELATED SEQUENCE 5-like, with amino-acid sequence MTDVHAVLKKKSKIIDMEDVHAADKINFTQLRLTFVSRNSIRLYHNDVNIQGGSTLVHNVININDDFAFKIGRKFCSENESYEAYNSYAVAKGFGVRKGQSPLCSDYQEKKRQRLEYRCGCMARIKFKISNGVWEVFEFFDEHNHLMVKENLRHFISSGRRLTDATKDILSSMVDASIRTKKAVRYLQNEAGGIENAGFIEQDAHNFIQARKRSMINCGDAQTLLNHFMHLQSEDSNFFYSFQVDEDGSMCNFFLER; translated from the exons ATGACGGATGTACATGCTGtattgaagaagaaaagcaaaATAATTGATATGGAGGATGTACATGCTGCCGACAAAATTAACTTTACGCAATTAAGACTGACTTTCGTATCTCGAAATTCTATTCgattat ATCATAATGATGTTAATATTCAAGGTGGTTCTACATTGGTGCATAATGTGATTAACATCAACGACGACTTTGCTTTTAAGATTGGAAGAAAATTTTGTTCTGAAAATGAATCATATGAAGCTTACAATTCCTATGCTGTGGCAAAAGGTTTTGGTGTTCGAAAAG GGCAATCCCCGTTATGTTCCGATTATCAAGAAAAGAAACGTCAAAGGTTAGAATATAGATGTGGTTGCATGGCTCGCATAAAATTTAAGATTTCAAATGGGGTATGGGAAGTATTTGAATTTTTTGATGAGCATAACCACCTGATGGTAAAGGAAAATTTGAGGCATTTCATATCGTCTGGCCGACGGCTTACAGATGCTACTAAGGACATTCTCAGTTCTATGGTAGATGCTAGTATTCGCACTAAAAAAGCTGTCAGATACCTTCAAAATGAAGCAGGTGGTATTGAAAATGCTGGATTTATTGAACAAGATGCTCACAATTTTATACAAGCACGTAAGAGAAGTATGATTAATTGTGGAGATGCTCAAACTCTTTTGAATCATTTTATGCATTTGCAATCAGAGGATTCAAACTTTTTTTACTCTTTTCAAGTAGATGAAGATGGAAGCATGTGCAATTTTTTTCTAGAGAGATAG